A genomic segment from Pseudoalteromonas nigrifaciens encodes:
- the rmuC gene encoding DNA recombination protein RmuC, which produces MFSQLLTSIDWLSVGVGVTAGGVICSLVSASLSKKLKQQLSEQQQQLSLLQSQFESKTLQYTQLADDHELLEHTHQEQRDQAQHFKTRFTEQEKQSQQYNQFWQKAEAELSALRKQYSQRDVELNNIRTTLEQKQQHFSEQLAQIEQSKEMLKKEFENLANQILEEKSQKFKVLNQESIEQLLKPVQGELKGFRDKMESIHVEDLKQRAALKTELLHLQAKSQAITEQADRLSNALQGQKKTQGNWGELMLENVLDSAGLRAGVDYKREVSFNTEDGRLRPDVVVYLPQGRHLVIDAKTSLNAYTRYVNADNELEAQQAIKEHVEAVKARINELASKSYDRLPGLNSPEVVVMFVPIESAFVEALKYQSDIYQQAIEKNILVATPTTLLTSLNIVKQLWRFEEQTKYSKELAARAERFYNKLNGFLTSMEGVGKQLDRAKESYDKAFSQLYRGKGNLIKQASEFKELGVSVQKELPAESVERANLELD; this is translated from the coding sequence ATGTTTTCTCAGTTATTAACTAGCATTGATTGGCTAAGTGTAGGCGTAGGCGTTACCGCAGGTGGCGTAATTTGTAGCCTAGTATCTGCATCGCTTAGTAAAAAATTAAAACAACAACTTAGTGAGCAGCAACAGCAGTTGTCGTTATTGCAAAGTCAGTTTGAGAGCAAAACCCTGCAATACACCCAGTTAGCGGATGACCACGAACTTTTAGAGCATACCCATCAAGAGCAACGCGACCAAGCGCAGCACTTTAAAACCCGCTTTACCGAACAAGAAAAACAAAGCCAGCAATATAATCAGTTTTGGCAAAAAGCCGAAGCCGAGCTAAGTGCACTGCGCAAACAATATAGCCAACGCGATGTAGAGCTAAATAATATACGCACTACGCTTGAGCAAAAACAACAACACTTTAGCGAACAACTTGCGCAAATAGAGCAAAGCAAAGAGATGCTTAAAAAAGAGTTCGAAAACTTAGCGAATCAAATTTTAGAAGAAAAGTCTCAAAAGTTTAAAGTGCTCAATCAAGAAAGCATTGAGCAACTATTAAAACCAGTGCAAGGCGAGCTAAAAGGCTTTCGCGACAAAATGGAGTCAATCCATGTTGAAGACTTAAAACAACGCGCCGCGCTTAAAACCGAGTTATTACATTTACAAGCAAAAAGCCAAGCCATAACCGAGCAAGCCGACAGGCTCAGTAACGCTCTACAAGGGCAAAAGAAAACCCAAGGCAATTGGGGCGAGTTAATGCTAGAAAACGTGCTCGACAGCGCAGGCTTACGCGCAGGCGTAGACTATAAACGCGAGGTGTCGTTTAACACCGAAGACGGCCGCTTACGCCCCGATGTAGTTGTGTATTTGCCCCAAGGTCGCCATTTAGTTATTGATGCTAAAACTTCGTTAAACGCCTACACACGCTATGTTAACGCCGATAACGAGCTAGAAGCACAGCAAGCTATTAAAGAGCACGTTGAGGCTGTTAAAGCGCGTATAAACGAGCTTGCGAGTAAATCGTACGACCGTCTACCTGGGCTTAACTCGCCTGAAGTAGTGGTGATGTTTGTACCAATAGAGTCAGCCTTTGTTGAAGCGCTTAAATACCAAAGTGATATTTACCAGCAAGCAATCGAAAAAAATATTCTAGTGGCGACCCCCACTACCTTACTCACTAGTTTAAATATAGTTAAACAGCTATGGCGCTTTGAAGAACAAACTAAATACTCAAAAGAATTGGCAGCTCGAGCCGAGCGTTTTTATAACAAGCTCAATGGCTTTTTAACCAGTATGGAAGGGGTTGGCAAACAGCTAGATCGTGCTAAAGAAAGCTACGACAAAGCGTTTTCGCAGCTTTACCGAGGTAAAGGTAACCTAATTAAACAGGCAAGCGAGTTTAAAGAGCTGGGCGTATCGGTACAAAAAGAGCTGCCAGCAGAGAGTGTTGAACGTGCAAATTTAGAATTAGATTAA
- a CDS encoding copper resistance D family protein gives MQLSDWSVLLLLLKIVSYLAIAALAGCLLMRLLNNESTTPDTQLSCFNRYLKRWQITLVMVGFIGAILQIPIEAGAMAESGFAGMIDPFMLDIIWQSVIGEQVSMRVPAFIIALFAVCTWRTHSNSANVANFVITLLALIILTYSFTLTGHSAEKGLLIKSILTLHLIAIASWIGSLWPLYKSCQLLSLNTIKHLMERFGQLAIIIIAVLLISGITLLWQYLNSFSVLFTSNYGQLIMLKLLLVSAMLLLGAWHKLRLVPQITQQHHVVTLKRSISVEMLIAVCVLLTTSVFTTLVGPPV, from the coding sequence ATGCAATTAAGTGATTGGTCAGTGCTGTTACTATTATTAAAAATAGTAAGCTATTTAGCTATTGCAGCCCTTGCGGGCTGCTTGCTAATGCGCTTACTTAATAATGAGAGTACAACGCCAGATACACAATTAAGCTGTTTTAATCGGTATTTAAAGCGCTGGCAAATCACCCTTGTTATGGTGGGCTTTATTGGTGCAATATTACAAATACCAATTGAAGCGGGGGCCATGGCTGAATCTGGTTTTGCTGGCATGATAGACCCCTTCATGCTGGATATAATTTGGCAATCAGTAATTGGTGAGCAGGTAAGTATGAGAGTGCCTGCATTTATAATTGCCTTGTTTGCGGTGTGCACTTGGCGCACCCATTCAAACTCAGCTAACGTGGCTAATTTTGTTATTACACTATTAGCACTTATTATCCTTACCTATAGCTTTACCTTAACCGGCCACAGCGCCGAAAAAGGCCTATTAATTAAAAGTATATTAACACTGCACTTAATTGCCATTGCTAGTTGGATTGGCTCACTATGGCCTCTTTATAAAAGTTGCCAACTGCTATCGTTAAATACGATAAAACATTTAATGGAACGCTTTGGACAGCTAGCAATTATTATCATAGCGGTACTGCTCATATCTGGTATAACCTTATTATGGCAATACTTAAATTCATTTTCTGTATTATTTACTTCAAATTATGGCCAGCTAATAATGTTAAAACTGTTGTTAGTGAGTGCTATGTTACTACTGGGTGCTTGGCATAAACTACGTTTAGTTCCGCAAATTACACAGCAACATCATGTTGTTACTTTAAAGCGTTCTATTTCTGTTGAAATGCTTATTGCCGTGTGTGTATTGCTAACCACCAGTGTATTTACCACGCTCGTTGGGCCGCCCGTATAA
- a CDS encoding IS30 family transposase, whose product MRHYKQLTYAQRCQIAVLKKSGFTQQSIAELTNLSQSTISRELSRNTGKRGYRHKQAHERALFRRRSVRKPLKMTPEMIALITQKLNEKWSPEQITGWLRKESELSVSHECIYLYIWEDKKAGGELYLHLRRHGKKYHKRSHGKTNRGQIKNRVSIEERPQIVDEKGRIGDWEIDTVIGKGHRGALVTIVERVTQFTVSTQVAGKTAQAVTTATIELLRPYRSALHSITADNGKEFAYHEQITEALSVPVYFAHPYHSWERGLNENTNGLLRQYWPKSTDFKAVTPAQVIPVLEQLNNRPRKTLGFETPAKLMQDHLAAKAA is encoded by the coding sequence ATGAGACATTACAAACAACTGACCTATGCGCAAAGATGCCAGATCGCCGTTCTAAAGAAAAGCGGTTTTACGCAACAAAGTATTGCTGAGCTAACTAATTTATCGCAATCTACGATTTCAAGAGAGCTTTCTAGAAATACAGGTAAGCGAGGTTACAGACACAAACAAGCTCATGAGCGGGCTTTGTTTCGCCGAAGAAGTGTAAGAAAACCGCTTAAGATGACACCTGAAATGATAGCTTTAATTACCCAGAAGCTTAATGAGAAGTGGAGTCCTGAACAAATAACGGGATGGTTACGCAAAGAAAGTGAACTGTCTGTCAGCCATGAATGCATTTATCTGTATATCTGGGAAGATAAAAAAGCAGGTGGTGAGTTATACCTACATCTGCGCCGACACGGTAAGAAATATCACAAGCGCAGTCATGGTAAAACAAACCGAGGGCAAATAAAAAATCGCGTTAGCATTGAAGAGCGCCCACAAATAGTTGATGAGAAAGGTCGTATCGGAGATTGGGAAATAGATACCGTCATAGGTAAAGGTCATCGAGGCGCCCTTGTTACCATTGTAGAGCGGGTCACCCAATTCACTGTATCAACTCAGGTGGCAGGCAAAACAGCACAAGCCGTCACTACGGCGACGATAGAGCTATTAAGGCCATATAGGTCAGCGCTTCATAGCATCACGGCTGACAATGGAAAAGAGTTCGCTTATCACGAGCAAATCACAGAGGCTTTAAGTGTTCCTGTTTATTTTGCTCACCCTTATCACTCATGGGAGCGCGGATTGAATGAAAACACGAATGGATTACTACGTCAGTATTGGCCGAAGAGCACCGATTTTAAGGCGGTAACACCAGCGCAAGTTATACCAGTACTTGAGCAACTTAATAATCGTCCGAGGAAGACACTTGGATTTGAAACGCCTGCAAAATTGATGCAGGATCACTTGGCGGCTAAAGCCGCCTAA
- a CDS encoding DUF411 domain-containing protein, with protein sequence MRIIKITSSVLLALALPLMGACSEQSPQVHKATSSADSPKKQELKLTVYKDKNCGCCKGWIEHINQSDINTKAIDADDMGLIKSQYQIKPNQRSCHTAVSANGFVFEGHVPAKFIKQFLSEKHPAHIIGLTVPAMPLGTPGMEMGDAFHKYNIEFITTNTTTGVYKHISQYDEQF encoded by the coding sequence ATGCGTATAATTAAAATCACCTCAAGCGTGCTTTTAGCACTAGCACTGCCTCTTATGGGGGCGTGCTCTGAGCAATCACCGCAAGTACATAAAGCAACTAGCTCAGCCGATAGTCCCAAAAAACAGGAGTTAAAGCTTACTGTTTATAAAGATAAAAACTGTGGCTGTTGCAAAGGCTGGATTGAGCATATAAATCAAAGCGACATTAATACAAAAGCCATTGATGCAGACGATATGGGATTAATAAAATCGCAATATCAAATAAAGCCTAACCAGCGCTCATGCCATACAGCTGTGTCGGCCAACGGTTTTGTGTTTGAAGGCCACGTACCGGCTAAGTTTATTAAACAATTTTTATCGGAAAAACACCCAGCGCATATTATCGGTTTGACCGTACCCGCAATGCCACTAGGCACACCAGGTATGGAAATGGGCGATGCATTTCATAAATACAACATTGAATTTATTACCACAAACACCACCACAGGTGTGTACAAGCACATTAGTCAATACGACGAGCAGTTTTAA
- a CDS encoding S9 family peptidase, translating to MKIIKTSALLVAILAGITIQGCSMTSNTSPSTTGNAVTPISNPLTLEQIYKDKYFKAQRSTYFKWLDDGTGYTVLEQREADKKVGVKADDEKEHGVKGNDIVFYNADGTGRKVLVAFEKLLPEGADEAFAIESYQFSKDGQWLMVFTNSEQVWRSRSRGDFWLLNLNTNKLSQLGGENPEPKKLMFAKFSPDSSKVAYVRDNNIYMQAVGSNTVSALTTDGSATTVNGNFDWVYEEEFSIRDGFSWSPDNKSIAYWQLDTSGVKYFTLINNTKALYPSLTEFPYPKAGETNSAVRVGVVSLSDKQTRWAKLEGNNRDRYIPRISWAGDGESLLIQDLNRPQNHNNLWLFNWQKQQLTKILAEKDDAFIEWFYSANWSKSGEFFIWHSERDGWRHLYRISRDGKKIIDLTPGDYDIVDMLAINEDKNVLYFSASPDDAAQRYLYRTAIDGSSKPVRVTPEQFNGSNSYYVSKDASWAMHTYSKFNQPAVKQIIKVSDHSNVKTLVENSELKQKLAEQSLPNHEFFKVAAHDGTELDGYIMFPADMDLNKKYPIVFYVYGEPWGSTVQDRFEGNSYLYKSLLTQKGFIVASVDNRGTRAPKGRDWRKSIYKKIGSITVQDQVDALDAMAKRWDVIDTERVGVWGHSGGGSSTLNLLFRHGDKFKVGIASAPVPDIRLYDTIYQERYSGNPNTDPQSYDNTSPISFAKNLSGKLLLIHGTGDDNVHYQGSERLIDELVKHNKQFEFFAYPNRSHSLKEGKGTALHYHTMMAEFFEKNLLK from the coding sequence ATGAAAATAATTAAAACCTCAGCACTGTTAGTTGCCATTCTGGCGGGTATAACCATACAAGGGTGTTCTATGACATCAAATACATCACCATCAACAACAGGTAATGCAGTTACACCTATTAGTAACCCGCTTACTCTTGAGCAAATTTATAAAGATAAATACTTTAAAGCACAGCGTAGTACTTACTTTAAATGGTTAGACGATGGCACTGGCTACACAGTACTTGAGCAACGTGAAGCCGATAAAAAAGTAGGCGTTAAAGCTGACGACGAGAAAGAGCACGGTGTAAAAGGCAACGACATTGTATTTTACAACGCCGATGGCACAGGGCGAAAAGTACTGGTTGCTTTTGAAAAGTTACTGCCAGAGGGCGCAGATGAAGCGTTTGCAATTGAGAGTTATCAATTTTCTAAAGATGGCCAGTGGCTCATGGTATTTACCAACAGTGAGCAAGTATGGCGTTCGCGCAGCCGAGGGGATTTTTGGTTACTTAACTTAAATACGAATAAACTCTCGCAGTTGGGCGGCGAAAATCCTGAGCCCAAAAAGCTTATGTTTGCTAAGTTCTCCCCCGACAGCTCAAAAGTAGCGTATGTGCGCGATAATAATATTTATATGCAAGCAGTTGGCAGCAATACCGTTAGCGCATTAACAACCGATGGCAGCGCTACCACAGTTAATGGTAATTTCGATTGGGTATACGAAGAAGAGTTTTCTATTCGTGATGGCTTTAGTTGGAGCCCAGATAATAAATCAATCGCGTATTGGCAGCTCGATACTAGCGGCGTTAAATACTTTACCTTGATCAACAACACCAAAGCGCTCTACCCTAGCCTTACTGAATTTCCATACCCTAAAGCAGGCGAAACTAACTCAGCAGTACGCGTAGGCGTAGTGAGCCTAAGTGACAAGCAAACCCGTTGGGCTAAGCTTGAGGGCAATAACCGCGATCGTTACATACCACGCATTAGCTGGGCAGGCGATGGTGAGTCGTTACTTATCCAAGACTTAAACCGCCCACAAAACCATAATAATTTATGGTTATTTAATTGGCAAAAGCAGCAGCTAACTAAAATACTGGCAGAAAAAGACGATGCGTTTATTGAATGGTTTTATAGTGCTAATTGGTCAAAAAGTGGTGAGTTTTTTATTTGGCACAGCGAACGCGACGGCTGGCGTCATTTATATCGCATATCGCGCGATGGCAAAAAAATTATCGACCTAACCCCTGGCGATTACGACATTGTTGATATGCTTGCAATCAACGAAGACAAAAACGTATTGTATTTTAGTGCATCACCAGATGATGCAGCTCAGCGCTATTTGTATCGCACAGCAATAGATGGCAGCAGTAAACCAGTACGAGTAACACCTGAGCAGTTTAACGGCTCCAACAGTTACTACGTGTCAAAGGATGCTTCTTGGGCCATGCACACCTATTCTAAATTTAATCAGCCGGCCGTTAAGCAAATTATTAAGGTGAGCGATCACAGTAATGTAAAAACCTTGGTCGAAAACAGCGAGCTGAAACAAAAATTAGCAGAGCAAAGTTTACCAAACCATGAGTTTTTTAAAGTAGCCGCGCATGATGGCACCGAGCTTGATGGTTATATTATGTTTCCTGCGGATATGGATCTAAATAAAAAGTACCCAATCGTATTTTATGTTTATGGCGAACCTTGGGGATCAACCGTACAAGATCGCTTTGAAGGTAATAGCTATTTATACAAATCGTTATTAACTCAAAAAGGCTTTATTGTTGCATCAGTTGATAACCGCGGTACACGCGCACCAAAAGGCCGAGATTGGCGCAAATCTATTTATAAAAAAATAGGCTCAATTACAGTGCAAGACCAAGTAGATGCACTTGATGCCATGGCTAAACGCTGGGATGTAATAGACACAGAGCGGGTTGGCGTATGGGGACACTCTGGCGGCGGCAGCTCTACACTTAATTTATTATTTCGTCACGGCGACAAATTTAAAGTAGGTATTGCTTCAGCACCTGTGCCCGATATACGTTTATACGACACCATTTATCAAGAGCGTTATTCGGGTAACCCAAACACCGATCCACAAAGCTATGATAATACCTCGCCAATTAGTTTTGCTAAAAACCTTAGCGGTAAATTATTACTGATCCACGGTACTGGCGACGATAACGTACACTATCAGGGGTCTGAGCGTTTAATTGACGAGCTTGTTAAGCATAATAAACAATTTGAGTTTTTTGCTTATCCTAATCGTTCACACAGCCTAAAAGAAGGCAAAGGAACGGCTTTGCATTACCACACTATGATGGCCGAATTTTTTGAAAAAAACTTACTAAAATAA
- a CDS encoding transcriptional regulator produces MAKKRKNDTRLDPFATAVGSSSLDALLEQANAGDVIRMPAPSDPSREITLVCKVISHSDIESTTQVYGKNRRVQSLLNEKSVSDILPAIKEDGRNQHPALLWDQGDTSLVLAGSRRRKACILGNADYLVLSSSDFTDQDAKILAVSSDQYIAPSLWELGQAYQNTKNELIEQGKKGSYREIAVIEGVSHTAVADAIKAFEQIPADVVALYPTANHVGREVAKKLISAKERDQAAFNLLVADIANHEDINAAASDDKRAMAITKYLTTEPQIAVKREVVLESNFVSVQRSLKNGDVSVKINNKVMTDKRLEQLTKLLAAFN; encoded by the coding sequence ATGGCTAAAAAACGTAAAAATGACACCCGCTTAGATCCTTTTGCAACAGCGGTTGGTAGTAGTAGTCTTGATGCTTTATTAGAGCAAGCAAATGCAGGCGATGTAATTCGTATGCCAGCGCCAAGTGATCCTAGCAGAGAAATTACCCTAGTTTGTAAAGTGATTTCCCATAGTGACATTGAGTCAACAACCCAGGTATATGGCAAAAACCGCCGTGTACAGTCGCTGTTAAATGAAAAGTCGGTATCCGATATTCTACCGGCAATAAAAGAAGATGGCCGTAATCAACACCCGGCACTTCTTTGGGATCAAGGCGATACAAGCTTAGTACTTGCGGGATCACGCCGCCGTAAAGCCTGCATTTTGGGTAATGCCGATTATTTAGTGTTGAGCTCTAGCGACTTTACTGATCAAGATGCAAAAATTTTAGCTGTTTCGTCTGATCAATACATAGCACCTAGCTTGTGGGAACTTGGACAAGCTTATCAAAACACTAAAAATGAATTAATTGAGCAAGGTAAAAAAGGCTCTTACCGTGAAATTGCAGTTATTGAAGGCGTATCGCATACCGCGGTTGCCGATGCAATAAAAGCATTCGAGCAAATCCCTGCAGATGTTGTTGCACTTTACCCTACAGCTAATCATGTTGGCCGTGAAGTGGCTAAAAAGCTGATTAGCGCAAAGGAGCGCGACCAAGCAGCCTTTAACTTGCTAGTTGCTGACATTGCTAACCATGAAGACATAAACGCAGCAGCAAGCGATGACAAGCGTGCAATGGCCATTACTAAGTATTTAACTACCGAGCCACAAATAGCCGTTAAACGTGAAGTTGTGCTTGAGAGTAACTTTGTTTCAGTACAGCGCAGTTTAAAAAATGGTGATGTTTCAGTAAAAATAAACAATAAAGTTATGACAGACAAACGCTTAGAACAACTTACTAAGCTATTAGCTGCATTTAACTAG
- a CDS encoding DEAD/DEAH box helicase, which produces MSANLSKTDLMAIFEEIKNEQATQFPLSERFIKKLFKPAVLAKGKAYYKNGQISWLEHNSDFSVVDSTVRGDKGISFNQRIEISKVPTGYSVDTHCTCNVKTKCRHLAAILLKLKIEHSGEYGEDYFINDWFTELGALKNSTEQPPSQVLLFVLDVENNKVFLTPKIANYDENQSYALGRNLTEQQLNSFVTPSDLLESDFRLFSWIRSQNAVGNIELKGQWGFNALQQLIATERLFLQRSRVSIKAQTGQALSFSWQQVKDLTQLKVNLENSKNWTLIKTTPPTYLDLDTYKVGRIRTPLSADEIAHLQTIPALHDTNFDRIYKQLADNFGSGVIPHPTNEKNNTSKLSSNAVLKVTMSAEGLTLSLLFKYKNKNYLAGTAPETLVNSAFENTVKNELINLGFDFCKGGLQSEFIFNKQSPIHLHWLVYEVFPSFVQRGWKVSVSKVNAVNPQSQVALHVHRTAGHQMQCKIILNDAKATLLFNQTDAHYESLNRQSELFYYYPIGREFGAINKAALHLLNEFKQRFEFIKTRDEFNIPLSYLPELVSHTAINVELHDESLSRYLEELNSNDQSRPTTLIQGLNDSVVLREYQQQGVAWLNFLKRHQLGGILADDMGLGKTLQVIAYLTSSYNNAQAGPTLIVCPTSLVSNWEKEITKFAKNLKVTTIFGAQRNELLQNVAQAQCILTTYPLLKRDIAYYSPLYFENIILDEAQYIKNDTAQVSRLVKRLNADFKLCLSGTPIENNLFELKSLLDFAMPSLLGSQTHFKTHFQTPIERESNAERAQQLKDLIMPFILRRTKAQVAQELPLKTELIKEFEFEPKQKEMYHSITQALEEKLTDLFSEQGMQKSKLAFLEALLKLRQICCHPKLIEPTTQAGSAKLEWLSNRLPLMLSLGRKVIIFSQFTSALDLIAERLKEININFSLLTGQTRQRDKVIDEFTSGATSVFLISLKAGGTGLNLTQADTVIHYDPWWNPAVEKQATDRAYRIGQTNPVFVYKLIMANSIEEKVFKMQQDKQALVDALFTEKSMSFTQFDEQQMLSLIKD; this is translated from the coding sequence ATGTCTGCTAACTTATCTAAAACTGATCTAATGGCTATTTTTGAAGAAATTAAAAATGAGCAGGCTACCCAGTTTCCTCTTTCTGAACGCTTCATTAAAAAATTGTTTAAGCCCGCCGTATTGGCTAAAGGTAAAGCGTATTATAAAAACGGCCAAATTAGCTGGTTAGAGCATAATAGCGATTTTTCAGTTGTGGATTCAACAGTACGTGGCGACAAAGGTATTTCGTTTAATCAACGTATTGAGATCAGTAAAGTACCTACTGGTTATTCGGTAGATACTCACTGTACCTGTAACGTTAAAACAAAATGCCGCCACTTAGCTGCTATTTTGCTCAAACTTAAAATAGAACACTCGGGTGAGTACGGCGAAGACTACTTTATTAATGATTGGTTTACTGAACTCGGAGCACTTAAAAACAGTACCGAACAACCGCCTTCACAAGTGCTTTTATTTGTATTAGATGTAGAAAACAATAAAGTGTTTTTAACGCCCAAAATAGCTAATTACGATGAAAATCAAAGCTATGCCTTAGGCCGTAACCTTACCGAGCAACAGCTAAACAGCTTTGTAACTCCTAGCGATTTATTAGAAAGCGACTTTAGATTATTTAGCTGGATACGTTCACAAAATGCAGTAGGTAATATTGAGCTTAAAGGGCAATGGGGTTTTAACGCACTGCAACAGCTTATAGCAACTGAAAGATTGTTTTTACAACGATCACGCGTATCAATTAAAGCGCAAACAGGTCAAGCGTTAAGCTTTAGTTGGCAGCAAGTAAAAGATCTAACCCAATTAAAAGTTAATTTAGAAAACAGCAAAAATTGGACACTAATTAAAACAACGCCACCTACTTATTTAGATCTCGATACTTATAAAGTAGGACGCATTCGCACCCCCTTAAGTGCAGATGAAATTGCTCATTTACAAACAATTCCAGCATTACACGACACTAATTTTGACCGTATTTATAAACAACTCGCCGATAACTTTGGCTCGGGTGTTATTCCGCATCCCACTAATGAAAAAAACAATACCTCAAAACTCTCTAGTAATGCGGTTTTAAAAGTAACAATGTCGGCGGAAGGATTAACGCTTTCGTTATTGTTTAAATATAAAAATAAAAATTATTTGGCAGGCACAGCGCCAGAAACCCTAGTAAATAGTGCTTTTGAAAACACCGTAAAAAACGAGCTAATAAACTTAGGTTTCGATTTTTGTAAAGGGGGTTTACAAAGTGAGTTTATTTTTAATAAACAATCGCCCATTCACTTACACTGGTTAGTTTATGAGGTGTTTCCTAGCTTTGTTCAACGAGGCTGGAAAGTATCGGTTAGTAAAGTAAATGCTGTTAACCCACAAAGCCAAGTAGCTTTGCATGTACACCGTACTGCGGGGCATCAAATGCAGTGCAAAATTATATTAAACGATGCTAAAGCTACATTATTATTTAATCAAACAGATGCTCATTATGAATCGTTAAATCGTCAAAGTGAGTTGTTTTATTACTACCCAATAGGTCGTGAGTTTGGCGCTATAAATAAAGCAGCGTTGCATTTGTTAAATGAGTTTAAACAACGATTTGAATTTATAAAAACCAGAGATGAATTTAATATTCCGCTTTCATACTTGCCTGAACTGGTAAGTCATACTGCTATAAATGTTGAACTACACGACGAGTCATTGTCACGTTATTTAGAAGAGCTAAATAGTAATGACCAGTCGCGCCCCACTACGCTTATACAAGGGTTAAATGACTCAGTTGTATTGCGCGAGTATCAGCAGCAAGGCGTTGCGTGGTTAAACTTTTTAAAACGCCATCAGCTTGGCGGAATTTTAGCAGACGACATGGGATTAGGTAAAACTCTGCAAGTTATTGCCTATCTAACAAGTAGTTATAATAATGCGCAAGCAGGCCCTACACTCATTGTGTGCCCTACAAGCCTAGTAAGCAATTGGGAAAAAGAAATAACCAAGTTTGCTAAAAACTTAAAAGTAACCACTATTTTTGGTGCCCAGCGTAATGAGTTATTACAAAATGTAGCGCAAGCACAATGTATATTAACTACTTATCCGCTACTTAAACGCGATATTGCGTATTATTCACCACTTTATTTTGAAAATATTATACTCGACGAAGCGCAATATATTAAAAACGATACCGCGCAGGTATCGCGTTTAGTGAAGCGCCTTAATGCCGACTTTAAGCTTTGCTTAAGTGGTACGCCAATAGAGAACAACTTATTCGAGCTTAAATCATTACTTGATTTTGCTATGCCGTCATTACTTGGCTCGCAAACGCATTTTAAAACTCACTTCCAAACGCCAATTGAGCGTGAGAGCAATGCAGAGCGAGCACAGCAACTTAAAGACTTAATTATGCCGTTTATATTACGCCGTACTAAAGCGCAAGTTGCACAAGAGTTACCGCTAAAAACAGAGTTAATTAAAGAGTTTGAATTTGAGCCAAAACAAAAAGAAATGTACCACAGTATTACTCAAGCATTAGAAGAAAAACTAACTGATCTGTTTTCTGAACAAGGCATGCAAAAAAGTAAACTCGCCTTTTTAGAAGCGCTGTTAAAATTAAGGCAAATTTGTTGTCACCCTAAATTAATAGAGCCAACAACTCAGGCTGGCAGTGCAAAACTAGAATGGCTAAGTAATCGCTTACCGCTAATGCTAAGCCTAGGTAGAAAAGTAATTATATTTAGTCAGTTTACTTCTGCGCTCGATCTTATTGCTGAACGCCTAAAAGAAATAAATATAAACTTTAGTTTACTTACCGGACAAACGCGCCAGCGCGATAAAGTGATTGATGAGTTTACCAGTGGTGCAACATCGGTGTTTTTAATTAGTTTAAAAGCCGGTGGTACGGGGCTTAATTTAACGCAAGCCGACACAGTAATTCATTACGATCCTTGGTGGAACCCAGCAGTAGAAAAACAAGCGACAGATCGTGCTTATCGTATTGGCCAAACTAATCCTGTGTTTGTGTATAAACTTATTATGGCAAATTCAATTGAAGAAAAAGTATTTAAAATGCAACAAGATAAACAAGCTCTTGTAGATGCTTTATTTACCGAAAAATCAATGAGTTTTACCCAGTTTGACGAGCAACAAATGCTCTCTTTAATTAAAGATTAA
- a CDS encoding YybH family protein yields MLIKHPKFGLISALLFTATSSFTVNAHGDEEHAKKSALFVNVSSAAAKVVSSFHTALKQGDKVTARQLLADDVIIFEGGGVERSADEYANHHMLADMKYLSAINSDLLEHQVFINGDMAYSVSRSKSHGNYKGKEISATGMESITLKNTDSGWKITHIHWSN; encoded by the coding sequence ATGTTAATAAAACACCCTAAATTTGGATTGATCTCAGCGCTGTTATTTACTGCAACAAGCTCTTTTACTGTAAACGCGCATGGTGATGAAGAGCACGCAAAAAAATCAGCTTTATTTGTTAATGTAAGCAGTGCTGCAGCAAAAGTTGTTAGCTCGTTTCATACTGCGCTTAAGCAAGGCGATAAAGTAACTGCTCGACAATTACTAGCCGATGATGTGATTATTTTTGAAGGTGGCGGCGTTGAGCGCTCAGCCGATGAATACGCTAACCACCACATGTTAGCTGACATGAAATACCTAAGTGCAATTAACAGCGACCTATTAGAGCACCAAGTGTTTATTAATGGTGATATGGCTTACTCGGTATCAAGAAGTAAAAGCCATGGCAACTATAAAGGTAAAGAAATAAGCGCCACAGGTATGGAGTCAATCACCTTAAAAAATACCGATTCAGGCTGGAAAATAACTCATATTCATTGGTCAAATTAA